A single window of Coffea eugenioides isolate CCC68of chromosome 7, Ceug_1.0, whole genome shotgun sequence DNA harbors:
- the LOC113778032 gene encoding uncharacterized protein LOC113778032 encodes MGSSLRTNKLRRVGFLSNSLLPRSPDTMKTRTLFGISLSLIIINMAAIMERADENLLPSVYKEVSEAFSAGPSDLGYLTFVRNFIQGLASPVAGILAINYDRPTVLAVGTLCWALSTAAVGISKYFLQVAFWRAVNGFGLAIVIPALQSFIADSYVDGARGTGFGFLNLVGTVGGIGGGAIATVMAGHDFWGIPGWRFAFMVMAMLSCLIAFLVHAFVADPRRRTTADHDTGKALSRDEVMDKGNANSVSIWVESWQAMKTVTRVPTFQYIVLQGVVGSLPWTALVFLTLWFELIGFDHNSSAALVGLFAGGCALGSFVGGIIADQMSRLYPHSGRVMCAQFSAFMGIPFSWFLLRVVPQSVSSYSTYAATLFLMGLTISWCATATNGPMFAEVVPVKHRTMIYAFDRAFEVSFSSFAAPVVGILAEKMYGYDAKSVDPVVGSGREALALSKGLFSMMAVPFGLCSLFYTPLYWNFRHDRENARIAATKEAEMI; translated from the exons ATGGGCTCAAGCCTTCGGACCAATAAACTTCGCCGTGTCGGTTTTCTATCGAACTCTCTGCTTCCAAGATCCCCAGACACAATGAA AACCAGGACACTTTTTGGGATTTCCCTGTCGCTGATTATCATTAACATGGCTGCTATAATGGAGCGAGCTGATGAAAATCTCCTTCCATCTGTTTACAAAGAAGTCAGCGAAGCTTTTTCTGCCGGGCCATCTGATCTTGGTTATCTGACTTTTGTACGCAACTTCATTCAGGGACTGGCTTCACCAGTTGCAGGTATATTAGCCATTAATTATGACCGCCCTACTGTTCTTGCAGTTGGCACTCTGTGCTGGGCCTTGTCAACAGCTGCAGTAGGTATTAGCAAGTATTTTTTGCAAGTTGCATTCTGGAGAGCAGTAAATGGTTTTGGACTGGCTATTGTGATTCCAGCACTTCAGTCCTTCATTGCCGATAGCTATGTGGATGGTGCGAGAGGGACTGGCTTTGGGTTTCTAAATCTTGTTGGGACTGTGGGCGGTATAGGAGGGGGAGCTATTGCTACAGTTATGGCCGGTCATGATTTCTGGGGTATACCTGGATGGAGATTTGCTTTCATGGTGATGGCAATGCTGAGTTGTTTGATTGCTTTTCTTGTTCATGCATTTGTTGCTGACCCAAGAAGAAGAACTACTGCTGACCATGATACAGGCAAGGCTTTGTCAAG GGATGAGGTGATGGATAAGGGAAATGCTAACTCAGTATCAATTTGGGTGGAATCATGGCAAGCAATGAAAACTGTTACAAGAGTTCCCACTTTTCAATACATTGTGTTGCAGGGTGTTGTTGGTTCACTGCCTTGGACGGCCCTAGTATTTTTGACGCTTTGGTTTGAACTAATTG GTTTTGATCACAATAGTTCAGCAGCCCTTGTTGGTCTCTTTGCCGGTGGATGTGCACTGGGCTCTTTTGTTGGTGGAATAATTGCAGATCAAATGTCACGCTTGTACCCACATTCAGGGCGTGTCATGTGCGCTCAGTTCTCTGCTTTCATGGGCATTCCATTCTCATGGTTCCTTCTGAGAGTTGTCCCGCAGTCTGTGAGCAGCTATTCGACATATGCTGCCACACTCTTCTTGATGGGCCTTACCATTAGCTGGTGTGCTACTGCTACAAATGGTCCAATGTTTGCTGAGGTTGTGCCTGTGAAACATCGGACCATGATTTATGCATTTGATCGAGCTTTCGAAgtatcattttcttcttttgcagCTCCTGTGGTTGGAATTCTTGCAGAAAAGATGTACGGCTACGATGCAAAGTCTGTTGATCCTGTCGTAGGGTCCGGAAGAGAAGCATTAGCTTTGTCAAAAGGGCTTTTCTCCATGATGGCAGTTCCATTTGGTTTGTGCAGTTTATTTTACACACCTTTGTATTGGAATTTCAGGCATGACCGAGAAAATGCTAGAATTGCAGCCACAAAAGAAGCAGAGATGATATGA
- the LOC113777682 gene encoding protein rough sheath 2 homolog → MKERQRWQPEEDALLRAYVKQYGAKEWNLISQRMGKNLDRDPKSCLERWKNYLKPGIKKGSLTPEEQSLVISLQAKYGNKWKKIAAEVPGRTAKRLGKWWEVFKEKQLKQLQKSQHRQEYTDPVAVSAVSGRASPEKAVQAGKYDHILETFAEKYVQPKLFAFQSLPLPPAIMPNLSLPEPPPVLSLGSVAITEPMNGSAATIPSSTLPPWMNTMNITPTTTSSLTSSSSTPSPSVSLTLSPSEPAVLDPVQPEMGLPSRFFPVQQMGALIQCCKELEEGRQNWVQHKKEATWRLNRLEQQLDSEKARKRREKMEEIEAKIRCLRQEEMAFLGRLESEYRDQLSSLQRDAEAKEAKLMEAWCSKHAKLAKLVEQIGVHSHGFTTTLAKDLR, encoded by the coding sequence ATGAAGGAGAGGCAAAGGTGGCAACCAGAAGAAGACGCACTCCTCCGCGCCTACGTTAAACAATATGGAGCCAAAGAATGGAATCTTATCTCTCAACGCATGGGGAAAAATCTTGACAGAGACCCCAAATCCTGCCTCGAACGTTGGAAAAACTACCTCAAACCTGGGATCAAGAAAGGCTCTTTAACCCCCGAAGAGCAATCCCTCGTCATTTCCTTACAAGCCAAGTACGGTAACAAGTGGAAAAAGATTGCTGCTGAAGTCCCTGGCCGCACCGCCAAGAGACTAGGCAAGTGGTGGGAGGTTTTCAAAGAAAAACAGCTCAAGCAGCTCCAGAAGTCACAGCACCGCCAAGAATACACCGACCCTGTTGCCGTCTCCGCCGTTTCCGGCAGGGCCTCACCGGAAAAAGCTGTTCAAGCTGGCAAGTACGACCACATTTTGGAGACTTTCGCAGAGAAGTACGTGCAGCCAAAACTTTTTGCATTCCAGTCCCTTCCATTGCCTCCCGCTATCATGCCTAACCTTTCCCTTCCCGAACCGCCTCCGGTTCTTTCTCTTGGTTCTGTCGCGATAACAGAACCGATGAATGGTTCGGCTGCGACAATTCCGTCTTCTACCCTCCCTCCATGGATGAATACTATGAATATCACCCCGACAACGACTTCTTCTTTGACCTCATCGTCTTCCACTCCATCTCCATCGGTCAGCCTCACTCTCTCACCATCTGAACCGGCTGTCCTGGACCCGGTTCAACCGGAAATGGGTTTGCCGAGCCGGTTCTTTCCGGTTCAACAAATGGGCGCTCTCATTCAGTGCTGTAAAGAGCTGGAAGAAGGGAGACAAAACTGGGTTCAGCACAAGAAAGAAGCTACGTGGCGTCTGAACCGGTTGGAGCAGCAGCTGGATTCCGAGAAGGCccggaaaagaagagaaaagatgGAGGAAATTGAAGCCAAGATAAGGTGCTTGAGGCAAGAAGAAATGGCCTTTCTTGGAAGGCTTGAAAGTGAGTACAGAGATCAGCTGAGTTCATTGCAGAGAGATGCCGAGGCTAAAGAAGCAAAGTTAATGGAAGCATGGTGCAGTAAGCATGCTAAGTTAGCTAAGCTTGTTGAACAAATTGGCGTCCACAGTCATGGGTTCACAACAACATTGGCTAAGGACTTGCGTTAA
- the LOC113777823 gene encoding dolichyl-diphosphooligosaccharide--protein glycosyltransferase 48 kDa subunit-like, with the protein MRNLKLFQLSLIFFSSISLLPILTLAFSAENPTDRRILVLLDDVSLKSSHSIFFSSLQSRGFDLDFKLADDPKLTLQRYGQYLYDGLILFAPTTERFGGSLDLAAVLSFVDSGHDVIVAADSNASDLIRNIAAECGADFDEDPSAVVIDHTSYAVSDTEGDHTLIVSDELIQSEVILGKEKIEAPILFKGIGHSLNPENNLVLKVLSASSTAYSANPNSKLSTPPSLSGSAISLVSVLQARNNARVLISGSLELFSNRLLRAGVQRAGHSKKFDKSGNERFVVEVSKWVFHERGHLKAVNVRHHKVGESDEPAIYRINDDLEYFVEIYEWSGTRWEPYVANDVQVQFYMMSPYVLKTLSTNEKGLYHTSFKVPDVYGVFQFKIEYQRLGYTSLSLSKQIPVRPFRHNEYERFITTAFPYYGASFSTMLGFFIFSIVYLYSK; encoded by the exons aTGAGAAATCTCAAATTATTCCAATTATCactcattttcttctcttcGATCTCATTGCTTCCAATCTTAACTCTCGCATTCTCCGCCGAAAACCCTACCGATCGGCGCATTTTAGTTTTGCTGGATGACGTTTCACTCAAATCCTCCCACTCCATCTTCTTTAGTTCTCTTCAGAGCCGCGGTTTTGACCTCGATTTCAAGCTCGCCGATGATCCCAAATTGACCCTTCAGCGCTACGGCCAGTACTTGTACGATGGATTGATTCTATTCGCTCCCACCACCGAGC GGTTTGGAGGTTCGTTGGATTTGGCGGCGGTCTTGAGCTTTGTTGACTCTGGTCATGACGTCATTGTGGCCGCCGATTCCAATGCCTCCGATTTGATCCGTAACATTGCCGCTGAGTGCGGTGCGGATTTCGACGAG GATCCTTCTGCTGTGGTTATTGATCACACAAGCTATGCTGTCTCAGATACTGAGGGAGATCATACATTGATTGTCTCTGATGAACTTATCCAATCTGAAGTTATTTTGGGTAAAGAAAAGATTGAG GCACCTATACTTTTCAAAGGGATTGGTCACTCGCTGAACCCAGAAAATAATTTG gttctGAAGGTGCTTTCGGCCTCTTCTACAGCATATTCTGCCAATCCTAACTCAAAGTTGTCAACCCCTCCGTCTCTTTCTGGATCTGCTATTTCATTAGTTTCAGTTCTGCAG GCCAGGAATAATGCACGAGTTTTGATTTCTGGCTCATTGGAACTGTTCAGTAATAG ATTGTTAAGAGCAGGTGTTCAGAGAGCTGGACATTCAAAGAA GTTTGATAAATCTGGTAATGAACGCTTTGTGGTTGAAGTTAGCAAGTGGGTTTTCCATGAAAGGGGACACCTCAAG GCTGTCAATGTTAGACACCATAAAGTTGGTGAATCAGATGAACCTGCGATTTACAGGATAAATGATGACTTG GAGTATTTTGTTGAGATATATGAGTGGTCTGGAACACGGTGGGAGCCATATGTTGCAAATGATGTGCAGGTGCAATTCTATATGATGAGTCCTTATGTGTTAAAAACCTTGTCAACCAATGAGAAG GGGCTATATCATACTTCATTTAAGGTGCCAGATGTTTATGGAGTTTTTCAATTCAAGATTGAGTATCAGAGGCTTGGCTATACAAGCTTATCACTTTCTAAGCAG ATTCCGGTACGACCATTTAGGCATAATGAATATGAAAGATTTATAACAACGGCTTTCCCTTACTATGGAGCATCATTTTCCACG ATGCTTGGTTTCTTCATCTTCAGTATTGTATACCTCTACAGCAAGTAA
- the LOC113777859 gene encoding geranylgeranyl pyrophosphate synthase, chloroplastic-like, which produces MSLVNSSATWVQTPSIYNNLTSSRHNSANSYLYHPLKNKLPFSIFLPNPIIKTAIPFSSFSIAAILTKEQTNAPQEESSKSKEDQIFPTSPSFDFKAYVLQKADSVNKALEEAVLLRDPLKIHESMRYSLLAGGKRVRPMLCIAACELFGGQESVAMPSACAAEMIHTMSLMHDDLPCMDNDDLRRGKPTNHKAFGEDVAVLAGDALLAFSFEYIATATKGVPSERIVRVIGELARSIGCEGLVAGQMVDICSEGMSDVGLEHLEFIHVHKTAALLEGSVVMGAILGGANAEQVAKLRKFARCIGLLFQVVDDILDVTKSSQELGKTAGKDLVADKTTYPKLLGIEKSREFAEKLNREAQDQLAEFDPEKAAPLIALASYIAYRDN; this is translated from the coding sequence ATGAGCCTTGTGAATTCAAGTGCAACATGGGTACAAACCCCTTCGATTTACAATAATCTTACAAGCAGCAGACACAATTCTGCTAACTCCTATCTTTATCACCCTCTCAAGAACAAGCTTCCCTTCTCTATCTTCCTCCCAAATCCCATCATAAAAACAGCCATTCCTTTCTCCTCTTTCTCCATTGCTGCCATTCTAACCAAAGAACAAACAAACGCTCCCCAGGAAGAGAGCAGCAAAAGTAAAGAAGACCAGATTTTTCCAACTTCACCTTCATTCGATTTTAAGGCCTATGTGCTTCAAAAAGCTGATTCTGTGAATAAGGCCTTGGAAGAAGCAGTTTTGCTCAGGGACCCTTTGAAGATTCACGAGTCCATGAGGTATTCACTTCTTGCTGGTGGGAAGAGAGTCCGCCCCATGCTCTGTATTGCAGCTTGTGAGCTTTTTGGTGGGCAAGAATCTGTTGCCATGCCTTCTGCTTGTGCTGCTGAGATGATTCATACTATGTCCTTGATGCATGATGATCTTCCATGCATGGATAACGATGATTTGAGGAGAGGGAAGCCCACAAACCATAAGGCCTTTGGTGAAGATGTGGCTGTTTTAGCAGGGGATGCGCTTCTTGCATTCTCTTTCGAATATATAGCTACTGCAACAAAAGGGGTTCCTTCTGAAAGAATTGTGAGAGTGATTGGTGAGTTGGCCAGGTCTATTGGTTGTGAAGGACTGGTTGCAGGACAGATGGTTGATATATGCTCTGAGGGGATGTCCGATGTGGGGTTGGAGCATTTGGAGTTTATCCATGTTCACAAGACTGCAGCTTTGTTGGAGGGTTCTGTAGTCATGGGGGCAATTTTGGGCGGTGCAAATGCTGAGCAAGTTGCCAAATTAAGAAAGTTTGCTAGGTGTATTGGATTGTTGTTTCAGGTCGTGGATGATATTCTTGACGTGACTAAATCTTCTCAGGAACTGGGAAAGACAGCGGGGAAGGACTTGGTGGCTGATAAGACCACTTATCCTAAGCTACTTGGGATTGAGAAGTCTAGAGAGTTTGCTGAGAAGTTGAATAGAGAAGCTCAAGATCAACTAGCTGAATTTGATCCTGAGAAGGCTGCTCCTTTGATTGCTTTAGCCAGTTACATTGCTTACCGGGATAATTGA